Sequence from the Candidatus Hepatoplasma crinochetorum Av genome:
AAGATAATATTTGAAATGTTTAAGTATCCTAAAATATCAATTTTTGCAATTATGTTACAAAAGGAATTGGTTGATCGAATATTTGCAAATTCTAATACAAAAAAATATGGAAGATTAACTATTGCAATAGGAAGTTTATTTTCACTTGAAAAAAAAATAAATGTTCCTAAAGAATGTTTTAAACCAATTCCGAAAGTAGATTCAGGATTCATTATTTTAAAAAGAAAAAAAATAAATTTTGATTATAATTTATTTCTTTTATTTATTAAAGATTGTTTTGCAAAAAAAAGGAAAACTTTACTTAATTCTTTAAAAATTACAGAAAATCCTTATTTTGAATTTGTTAAACTATATTTAATTAGAAACAAATTTAAATTAAATATAAGAGCAGAACAAATATTAATTGAAGATTATTTAAAAATATGGAAAGAAATTGAAAATGCAAAATTCAAAAATAAATAATTCAATCATTTTTGGATTATCAACATTAAAAAAAATAGCAGAAGAAGTATCGGTAAAGACAAAAATAAAACTAGGAGATTCTGAAATTAAACATTTTAAGGATGGTGAAATTTATTTCGAATTAGAGACATCTGTACGAAATAAAAGAACATTTATTATTCAATCAACTTCGAATCCTGTAAATGAAAATTTAATGGAATTATTAATTTTTATTGATACATTAAGAAGATCATCAGCAAAAGAAATAAACTTAATTATTCCTTATTATGGTTACGCTAGACAAGATCGAAAAAATAATGGAAGACAACCAATTACTGCAGCACTTGTTGCTAGACTTTTAGAAGAGGCTGGTGCTAGCAGAGTTATTTGCTTTGATTTACATTCTCCACAAATTCAAGGTTTTTTTAGAATTCCTGTTGATGATTTAAGAGCTTATGGACTTTTAGCAAGGGAAATAAAAAAAGAAAAAATAGAAAATTTAATTATTATTTCTCCTGATCATGGGGGAGTTTCTCGAGCAAGAAGTCTTGCTAAAATTCTTGATTCTGAAATAGCAATTATAGATAAAAGAAGAATAAAAGCAAATGAAGCTATTGTTGGTAATTTAATAGGAAATGTAAAAGGTAAAAATTGTGTAATTGTAGATGATATTATAGATACTGGAGGAACAATTATAGAAGGTATTAAAATTCTTAAAAAAAACGGAGCAAATAATATTTATGTTGCTGCTACACATAGTTTATTTTCTAGATCAAAAGATGAAGATTATGATATTGTTTGAAAAAAAATAAAAGAAGCAGGAGCAAAAATGATTATTACAACAAATTCAATAAATAATCATTCAAAAGATAAATTTTTAAAAATAATAAATCTTGCAACTCCAATTGCAGATGTTATTTTAAAACATATTAATGATCAATCAATTATTGATCATTTTATTAAGAAATATAATACTGTTATTTAATTATTTTATAAATATGAAATTAATTGTTGGGTTAGGTAATCCAGGAAGTAAATATAAAAATACAAGGCATAATCTTGGATTTATGATTATAGATTATTTTTTAGAAAAAAATAATCTTATTCTTGATAAAAAAAAATTTAATGGTTGTTATTTAATTTCTAATTTTAATAATGAAAAATATATAATTGCAAAACCGCAAACTTATATGAATTTATCAGGAGAATTTGTAACCAAAATATCTTCTTATTATAAAATTAAACCAGAAGATATTTTGGTTATTTCAGATGACAAAGATCAAAATTTAGCGAATTTTAAACTTAAAAATAATGGTTCTTCAGGTGGACATAATGGCATTAAAAATATTATTTTAAATTTAAATACAGAAAATTTTAATCGCTTGAAAATAGGAATTGGTCCTTTTTTAAAAGAATATAATCTTATAAATTATGTTCTAGGAAATTTTTCTTTAAAAGAATTAGAAATTTTAAAAGAAAAATTTTCTTTATATTTAAAAATAATAGAAGATTATTTAAAAATTGATTTTAAGGAATTACAAGAAAAATATAATGGTAAAAAATATCAAAAATAAAAATATTATTGTTGCTGTTTCGGGAGGACCTGATTCAATTTTTTTGTTATCTAAATTAGTAAAAAAAAAATACAAAATAATTGTAGCTCATGTTAATTATCATTTTCGCAAAGAATCAAATCAAGAAGAAGAATTAGTAAAAAAGATTTGTAATGAGAATTCATTTATTTTTGAAAGATTATCTGTTGATAAAAAAATTGAAAAAATTTATTCAAAAATTAATAATAATCAAGAAGCTTATGCAAGATTAATTAGATATGATTTTTTTAAAGAAATTGCTAAAAAATACCAAACTAATTATTTATTTTTAGGACATCATAAAGATGATTTTTTGGAGACAGCAATAATGCAAGAAAAAAGATCAAATAAATATCTCTTTTATGGAATTAATAAAAAAAATTATTATCAAAACCTAATTTTAATTAGACCGTTTATTAATAAATATTGAAAAGAAGAAATTATTGAGAAATTAAACAAAGCAAAAATTGATTATAAAATTGATAAATCAAATTTTAGTGATAAATATTTAAGAAATCAGATTAGAAAAAAATTATTTTTATTAAATTTAAAAGAAAAAGAAAAAATGCTTGATTATTATAAAAAAATAAATTCAGCAAATGAAAGAAAAAGAAAAAAAATTGATAAGATTTTTAAAAATTGAAGAATTAAAGATTATGACGTTGATTTTTTTAATAATCAAAAAGATTTATTAAAAGAAAATTTAATTTATAAATATCTTTCAACACAATTTATTGATGAAAATATATCAATCAATAATAATAAAATAAAAGCAATAATTTTATTTATTAAAAATAAAAGAGGAAATAAAAATTATCGATTAAAAGAAAATTTATTTTTAAAAATAAAAAACCAAAAATTAATTTTTTTGAAAGATAATTTTAAAATTAATAATTAATTTAATATAATTAATTTTATATTTACTATAAATTGTATACATTTTAAATATGGGAACTGAGAATAATTACTTATTAAAAACAATAAAAACAGATCAAGAAATAAATAAAGCAGTTTCAAATTTAGCAAAAATATTGAATAATCGTTTTAATAATGAAAAAGTTGTTTTTATTATTATAATGAAAGGCGGATTGTATTTAGGATTAGATCTTGCAAGAAAATGTAAATTTGATATTGCATTTGATTTTATTTATTCTAATTCTTATTATTTAAATAAAAAGTTAAATAAACCTAAAATAACATATAAGAAAACAATTGATCTAAAAAACGAAAACATTATTATTATTGATGATTTAATTGATAGTGGGGAAACAATTTTTAAAATTATTAAAATTTTAAAAAAACAGAAACCGTTATCTATTTCTGTTATTGCACTTTATAATAAAAGAAGAAATAATGAATTTTTAAAAGATATTAAAAAATATATTTGTTTTTCTGAAATTCCTCCTGGTTTCTTATTGGGATATGGTTTAGATTATGATGAGAAATACAGAAATTTAAATTATCTTGGTATAATTAAATCTAATAATATAAAGGAATAAAATGTTTTTAAACGATTCAAGTATCAAAGAACAAGATTTATTATCTCTTAGAGGCGAAGATCCAAATTCAAAAAATAATAATTCTGAATCTAATTCTGAAGTTGAAAAAGATAAGAAATCTAATTCAAAAGAGAATGAAAAAAATCAGGATAATAAATCTAAACAAAATACAGATTTAAATAATCCTAGTCCTAAAACAGAAAAAAAACCGGTTGGTCCAATACCTCCCAAAAAGAAAAAATCATCATTATCAACAATTTTATGATTATTATTCTTTTTCTTTCTGATTTTAATTCTTTTTGCTTTAATTTTTAATGTAAATTATACTTATCTTACACCAACTGAATTAGCAGATCAAATTAATTCTGCTGTTATTGGAACATCTATTGATATTAATGGTCTTGTTATTCAAGATTCAGATCAACTTGTTCAAGTAACTGTTATTATTGATGCCCCGAGTGGATATGAATATTATTATACTTATTTTGCTAATGTTGATGATTATCAAACCTGATTAGAAGATAGTATATTAGCAAGTAATCCAAATATTTTAAATATAGATTACTCACTTTCTTATCAAACAACATCAGTCTTTTGAAGTTTAGTTGCATTTTTACTTCCTCTTATAATAATTGTTGGAATTACTGTTTGAATATTTAAAAAAATTATTCAAAGTCAATCAAACATTGGTAAAGCTTCTAAAAAAACTTTACTTCCACAGATTTCAAATGTTAGATTTTCTGATGTTCAAGGTTACGAAGAAATTAAACAAGAATTATATGAAATAGTTGATTTTTTAAAACAACCAGATAAATATTCTAAATTTGGAGCAAGGACTCCAAAAGGTGTAATGTTATCAGGTCCTCCCGGAACAGGAAAAACTTTATTTGCAAAAGCAATTGCAGGAGAAGCAACAATTCCATTTTATTCAATTTCTGGTTCAGATTTTGTTGAAATGTTTGTTGGAGTAGGTGCTTCAAGAGTAAGATCTCTTTTTGAACAAGCAAAAAAAACTTCTCCTTCTCTTATTTTTATTGATGAATTAGATGCTGTTGGTCGAAGAAGAGGTGCTGGTCCTGGTGGTAATGATGAGCGTGAACAAACTTTAAATCAATTATTAGTTGAAATGGATGGATTTTCACCTAATTCAGGAATTATTGTAATTGCTGCAACAAATCGTCCAGATGTATTAGATCCAGCTCTTAAACGTCCAGGTAGATTTGATAGATTAATTGATATTAGACTACCCGATGTAAAAGAAAGAGAAGCAATTTTAAGATTACATGGTTCTAAAGGAAATAAAAAATTCTCAAAAGATGTAAATTGAAT
This genomic interval carries:
- the rsmA gene encoding 16S rRNA (adenine(1518)-N(6)/adenine(1519)-N(6))-dimethyltransferase RsmA, with product MLKPKKNLGQNFLVDKNKINEIINILPNLKNKTVIEIGPGTGNLTNKLLENSNKVIAIEIDEDMINLIKNNQIINKRNLILIHSDILKINLNKLIVNENDVYLISNLPYYISTKIIFEMFKYPKISIFAIMLQKELVDRIFANSNTKKYGRLTIAIGSLFSLEKKINVPKECFKPIPKVDSGFIILKRKKINFDYNLFLLFIKDCFAKKRKTLLNSLKITENPYFEFVKLYLIRNKFKLNIRAEQILIEDYLKIWKEIENAKFKNK
- a CDS encoding ribose-phosphate diphosphokinase — encoded protein: MQNSKINNSIIFGLSTLKKIAEEVSVKTKIKLGDSEIKHFKDGEIYFELETSVRNKRTFIIQSTSNPVNENLMELLIFIDTLRRSSAKEINLIIPYYGYARQDRKNNGRQPITAALVARLLEEAGASRVICFDLHSPQIQGFFRIPVDDLRAYGLLAREIKKEKIENLIIISPDHGGVSRARSLAKILDSEIAIIDKRRIKANEAIVGNLIGNVKGKNCVIVDDIIDTGGTIIEGIKILKKNGANNIYVAATHSLFSRSKDEDYDIVWKKIKEAGAKMIITTNSINNHSKDKFLKIINLATPIADVILKHINDQSIIDHFIKKYNTVI
- the pth gene encoding aminoacyl-tRNA hydrolase, with the protein product MKLIVGLGNPGSKYKNTRHNLGFMIIDYFLEKNNLILDKKKFNGCYLISNFNNEKYIIAKPQTYMNLSGEFVTKISSYYKIKPEDILVISDDKDQNLANFKLKNNGSSGGHNGIKNIILNLNTENFNRLKIGIGPFLKEYNLINYVLGNFSLKELEILKEKFSLYLKIIEDYLKIDFKELQEKYNGKKYQK
- the tilS gene encoding tRNA lysidine(34) synthetase TilS; the encoded protein is MVKNIKNKNIIVAVSGGPDSIFLLSKLVKKKYKIIVAHVNYHFRKESNQEEELVKKICNENSFIFERLSVDKKIEKIYSKINNNQEAYARLIRYDFFKEIAKKYQTNYLFLGHHKDDFLETAIMQEKRSNKYLFYGINKKNYYQNLILIRPFINKYWKEEIIEKLNKAKIDYKIDKSNFSDKYLRNQIRKKLFLLNLKEKEKMLDYYKKINSANERKRKKIDKIFKNWRIKDYDVDFFNNQKDLLKENLIYKYLSTQFIDENISINNNKIKAIILFIKNKRGNKNYRLKENLFLKIKNQKLIFLKDNFKINN
- a CDS encoding phosphoribosyltransferase, whose protein sequence is MGTENNYLLKTIKTDQEINKAVSNLAKILNNRFNNEKVVFIIIMKGGLYLGLDLARKCKFDIAFDFIYSNSYYLNKKLNKPKITYKKTIDLKNENIIIIDDLIDSGETIFKIIKILKKQKPLSISVIALYNKRRNNEFLKDIKKYICFSEIPPGFLLGYGLDYDEKYRNLNYLGIIKSNNIKE
- the ftsH gene encoding ATP-dependent zinc metalloprotease FtsH; the protein is MFLNDSSIKEQDLLSLRGEDPNSKNNNSESNSEVEKDKKSNSKENEKNQDNKSKQNTDLNNPSPKTEKKPVGPIPPKKKKSSLSTILWLLFFFFLILILFALIFNVNYTYLTPTELADQINSAVIGTSIDINGLVIQDSDQLVQVTVIIDAPSGYEYYYTYFANVDDYQTWLEDSILASNPNILNIDYSLSYQTTSVFWSLVAFLLPLIIIVGITVWIFKKIIQSQSNIGKASKKTLLPQISNVRFSDVQGYEEIKQELYEIVDFLKQPDKYSKFGARTPKGVMLSGPPGTGKTLFAKAIAGEATIPFYSISGSDFVEMFVGVGASRVRSLFEQAKKTSPSLIFIDELDAVGRRRGAGPGGNDEREQTLNQLLVEMDGFSPNSGIIVIAATNRPDVLDPALKRPGRFDRLIDIRLPDVKEREAILRLHGSKGNKKFSKDVNWINISMRTPGFSGAELENVINEAAILAVREKLNEITLDTIDEAIDRVIGGPAKANNAMSQEEKILIAHHEAGHALIGLILKDAERVQKISIVPRGSAGGYVLMTPKKEKIIQTKAELNAKIISYLGGRVSEEIFFGKDEITTGAYSDIQEATKIARRMIMDFGMSENLGAIQWNSQEVNSYGMYEKNSVSEKVSELIDKEIRELINKSYVKAHEIISNNKPMIELFAKALLIKEILNTEDIDYIYKNKKLTNEMIELEKKENLNSKKTKENNKTDKK